TTTTGCCTTTTGAATTGCTATAGCAAAGATAATATCGCTAGGGTTGAGGGTTTGACAACTGCGTAAAGCTTGTAGTTCTTCAGGATTAGTTGCTAATAGTTCAATTTGAGCGTACATAATAAAATTCTCAATCATTCTTTGCAGGCGTTGAGAAGAATTATGTAAATTCTGGGCGGTTTCTAATAGTTCTTGAGGTTTTATTGTATCGTAACTTTCAACTAGGACTTTAGAAAAAGCTAGGACTTCGCTTAAAGGTAACAATAGTTCTTGCGGTAGAGCATCGGTAATACTTCTGCGTAACTCGGCTAGCTTTTTTTCTGACTGTTGGGCGACAAATGCCTGCTTTTGCAATCTCGCCGCGATCGCCCCCAATAGTTCCGTGCGTGTAAATGGTTTGCTGATGTAGTCATCTGCTCCCATTTCCATGCCTTGGCGCACGTCTAATTTATCAGCTTTAGCCGTTAAAAAAATAAATGGAGTTGATGCTGTGAGCGGATTTTGACGTACCATAGTTAATACCCCATAGCCATCCATTTCTGGCATCATCACATCGCAAATAATCAGATCTGGCTTATGCGCTAATGCCATCTGATAGCCTTTCAATCCATTTTCTGCATCAATCGTATCAAATCCTTCTGCTTCCAAACGGGCGAGTATATTTTCTCGCACTGATAGTTCATCTTCAATCACTAAAATTCGGCTCATGTCGATCTTTCCTAATTAATTTAGAGTTAAAAACTGTGTTTTAATGAGGTATTCAAAAATTAGCATTCAGAACTCAATCGTCAAAATGAAATACCTCGTACCCTCATGTCTTGATAAATGAATTTTTCGTGACTCCTAACTGCTTTCATAAGGAAGAGAAACTATAAAAGTTGTTCCTACTCCAACTTCACTTTCGACAGTAATATTGCCGCAGTGCAAATCGACTGCTCTTTTGACAATAGCTAAACCCAAACCCGTACCGGAGATCGTGCCGACATTGCTAGCCCGATAGAAAGACTGAAACAACTGTTCTCTGTCGATCTTAGGAATTCCAATACCTCGATCCTGCACCTGAAAGATCACTTTTTTTGCATCAACATTCAGATTGAAACTGACGATACTACTAGTAGGAGAATATTTAATTGCATTTGATAATAAATTAATCAAAATATGGCGCAATAACTTTTCATCCAACGCCACCTCGCTAGATTCACATTGAGAATTCAAGTGAATTGTGTGGCTGTCAGTAATCATTTGCATCTCCTCTACTAGCTCGCGACAGAACTGGACGATATCGAGTTCGATTGGGTTACACTCTAGTTTTCCCGCTTCGGCTTTCCCAATTAACAAAACATCATCTAAAAGTTGATTCATGTGCTTGACGGTGGTGACAATGCGCCGTAAGTGCAGCAGTTTCTTTTCTTCTGCCCATTGAGAGCCGAAATCTTCCATCAATTCGGCTGAAGACAGGATAGTGGTTAATGGCGTGCGGAATTCGTGAGAAGTCATGGTGACAAAGCGAGACTTGAGTTCGCTAAGTTCTTTTTCTTTAGCCAGCGTGTGCTGCATTTCTGCTTCAGTTCGCTTGCGATCGGTAATGTTGCGGACGATCGCCATCACTTCATTTTCTGCACTCACGACAATTCGCGCTTCGTAATCGCGCAATTCATCTTCGGTGTAAAGTTGGTATTCAAAGATTTGCAATTCTCCCGTAGCTAAGGCTTGCTGAATGTAATACATCGTCGGCTGAGCGATTTCTGGTGGCAGTACTTCATCAATTCGTCTGCCCAAAAACCGATCTGGCGGGACAATTAACTCTTCTGCTTTAGAAACTTTGTAGTTGACAAAAATTCCATCGCCATTCATGCGGAACATTAAATCGGGAATCGCATTGATCAGAGCGCGGTTAGTAGCAAGGCTAGAACGGAGAGCTTCTTCTGCTCGCTTGCGCTCGGTAATATCGGTAGAGATACCCCCAACAGCGTAGGGTTCGCCAGCAGCATTGAATAAGGGAAACTTAACTGAAAGGTATGTATGCAAACCGTCATCGTGGGGTAGTACCTCTTCCCAATCCAATGCCGATTTTGTCTCTAACACCTGGCGATCGTTGGTTCGCAGCACCTCAGCAATTTCTGGCGGGAAGATCTCGTAGTCAGTTTTGCCAATTGCCTCAGTTCGATCTAAATGGAACAGAATCCCGTACCAAGAATTGATCGTGAGATATTTACCTTCTAAATCTTTGACGTAAATTAATGCCGTAGAGTTATCTAAAATTGCTTGTAACCGCTCCTCGCTCTGCCGCAGTGCCTCTTGTACTTGCTGGCGTTCTGTGACATCGTGGGCAACGATACAAAAAACTTCTTTGCCACCATAAAAAATTGAGTTGAGATGAACTTCTGCATAAGCCACGCTCTCATTGCTGCGGTGATGTGGCACTTCTCCTAAAAATAGATTTTTTCCCCTCAGCGCGCGCTGGGCATTGCGATCGATTGTCAGGCGATCGCCTGCGAAAATATCGTATAGCGTCAGTTGTAAAAGCTGCTCGGGAGAATAACCGAGGAAACGCGCAAAAGCATCATTTGCTTCCAAAATACGTTTTGTCTCGATATCGACGAGACAAATTCCCTCGGCAGTCTGCTTGACTACAGCACGATACCGAGATTCGCTGTCGTGTAGTCCTTCTTCCGCTCGCTTGCGTTGCATTAATCCGCCTAGCTGGGTAGCCACAGTTGAGACGATCTCGACTTGATGCTTGTCCTCAGTGCAAGATTCGGACATGAAAAAGGCGATAACAGCAAGTACTTCCGATCTGTCCGCAGCGCGATCGGCGACGATCGGAATGGCTAAACTTGCTTTGAGACCAGCAGCCCGTGCTAAATGGCTGCGGACGATCGCCATCTCAGTCTCGTCTTCTAGACTCGGAACCCAATGCGGTTGCTGCGATCGCCAAACATGACCGATTAAACCAACGCCAGGGGAGAATTTAAATTTCTTGCTCGAACTACGGAAGTTTGTGACGTTGTAATGCTTGCCATACCAAGCAGGACTGCTCTGAAGGATATCGTTTTCTGCACTAGGAATCCATGCCTCACCATAACTCCAACCAGTAAATTCGCAGATCTGACGCAGTGCCACTCCCAGAGCAGCATGGAAGTTTTGGGCATCTCCGATCGCCTGAGCGATTTTTTGTAACAGCCGGACTTCTGCCTCAGCGCGGTGACGTTCTGCCATTTCACTGTGGAGTTGCTGGTTGATGCTGACCAGTTCGGCAGTACGATCGGCAACTTTGGTTTCTAACTGACAATAAGCATCATGTAGGGCTAATTCCGCAGCTTTGCGATCGCTAATATTACGAAAAATTCCGCGAGTCGCCGTTGGTTGAGACTCGACAAATTGACAGTTGATGCTACCTTCTACCCAAATTTTTTCGCCTTGCTTGGTGACAAAAATTGTTTCAACTTGCGCGAATTTTTCGCCAGCCATGATGCGCCCAAAGACTTCGAGGCAGTGGCACAAGCTATCGGGATGAATAATGTCGTAAATTTTTAGCTCGGCAAGCTCTGCTTCGCTATAGCCAAGAGTTTCTTTCCAGGCGCGGTTAACATAGATAAATCTGCCATCTGGCGTAACCGATTGAATCAAATCGTTAGCATTTTCAAATAAATCTCGATAACGTTCTTGGCTCTGTCGCAGGGCAAATTCAGTTTGCCGCTGCTGTTGATGTGCCTGCTGTAAATCGATGAAATTCCGTCTTAGCTCCAACTGTGTCATGACCTGACGCGCCAGAATTTCCAAAGCCTCCAATTGTTGGGGACTCAACTCGCGAGGTACGTAGTCGATCGCGCAGAGAGTTCCCAAAGCAAAATTGTCCGATGTCACCAGTGGTGCGCCCGCATAAAACCGAATTTTGGGTTCTCCAGTTACCAGCGGGTTGTCGGCAAAACGCTCGTCTTGGCAAGCATCAGGCACGATCAGTAAGTGGCGTTCGGCAATTGCCCGATCGCAAAAAGCAATATGACGAGGAGTTTCTGGAATAGTTAAACCAACTTGAGACTTAAACCATTGGCGCTCGGCATCGACCAAACTAATGAGTGCTGTAGGAGTCTGGCAAATTTGGGCAGCCAAACGAGTGAGATCGTCAAACGCCTGTTCTGGTGAAGTATCCAGAATATCGTACCGCTGTAGGGCATGAAGTCTATCTATTTCGTTACTAGGCAGTGAATCTTTCACCGTCATTTTCCTACTATGATTTAGCGATCGCCTTTATCAGTTACCAGTGACCAGTGACCAGTGACCAGTTAATTCTGAATTCTCCAAGGGTTATTCTTAACAGTTAGTATTCCCAAGTTTTTGCATTGACTTACATTTTTACTGCTGGCGATGTGAAAGATTGGGAATTCTGGGTTTAAATGTTATTTGGCAAGCGAGTAGTGAAGAGTGGTGTGTGGTGCATGAAGAAGGGGTGTAGGGTGTGGGTAATGGGTAATGGGTAATAGGTAATGGGTAATTGGTAATTGGTAATTACTCCCCTTCTCCCCCCTCTCCCCCCTCTCCCCCCTCTTCCCCTCTGCTCCCAACTCGTCCCTGCTCCCAGCTCGTCCCTGCTCGTGCGCTCCCTGCTCGTGCGCTCCCTATTTTTTTGTGACCAATCAACAGAAATCTCGAACTTTAGCTGGAATTGCGGGGATTGTGGCGATCGCAACCCTGCTGAGTAAATTAGTTGCCTTGTTCCGCCAACAGGCGATCGCGGCGGCTTTCGGTACGGGTATAGCTGCTAATGCCTACAACTATGCCTATATCATTCCTAGTTTCTTTTTAATCTTGCTGGGAGGTGTGAATGGTCCGATCCACACCACGATTGTCAGCATCTTAGAAAAGCGTAGCAAACAGGAAGCCGCTCCCCTAGTGGAAAGCATCACGACTCTAGTTAGCGGAGTGTTGTTGCTCGTATCCATCGCCCTGTTCTTGTCGGCGGATGGATTAATTTATTTGGTGGGTCCGCAATTGAGCCAGACAGCCCACGCGATCGCTGCCGAGCAATTGCGAATTATGTCTCCAATGATTTTACTATCGGGATTAATTGGAATTGGTTTTGGCACGCTCAATACTGCCAATCAATACTGGTTGCTGTCCCTCAGTCCCGTACTTTCTAGTATCACAATTATTTTGGGGCTGGGAATCTTATATTTATCCGTGGGAAGCCAAATAATTTCTCCTGCTTATGTGGCGATTGGCGGGCAGGTTTTAGCCTGGGGAACCCTTGCAGGGGCATTATTTCAGTGGATCGTACAATTAATCGTACAGTGGCGGTTACGACTCGGTACGCTGCGCCTGCGGTTCGATTTTCGCTCTCCTGGCGTGCAGCAAGCAGTTAAGTTAATGGCTCCGGCTGTTTTTGCTTCTGGGATGCTACAAATTAATCTGTTCACCGATTATTTCTTTGCTTCCGGCATTCCTGGGGCTGCTGCTGCTTTCAACTACGCTAACTTGATCGTTCAGACTCCCCTGGGCATCATTTCCAATGTCATTTTGCTGCCCTTATTTACAATTCTCTCTCGGCTTGCCGATCCGTTAGAGTGGCACAATTTGAAATCGCGACTGCGCCAGGGATTGATTCTAACGGCTCTCACGATGCTGCCTTTAGGAGCTTTGTTTGCGGCTCTAGCGATGCCAATCGTCCGAATCGTTTACGAACGCGGAGCCTTTCAACAAGATGATTCGCAACTCGTAGCTTCAATTTTAGTTGCCTACGGCATTGGTATGTTTGTCTACTTAGGGCGCGATGTCTTGGTACGAGTATTTTACGCCTTGGGAGATGGAGAAACGCCCTTCCGCGTTGGTGTATTAAATATCTTCCTCAACGTTCTACTAGATTTCATCCTCATCAAACCTTTTGGTGCCCCTGGAATTACACTGGCAACAGTAGGAGTCAATACGATCTCGATGCTGCTGTTTTTGGGTATCTTGCATCGTAAACTCCACGGTTTACCATTGCGACAATGGAGTTTACCAATTTTAGGTTTAATTGTCAGTGGTTTTACCGCAGGAGTCTCTAGCTGGGGGACTCTTTGGAGTTTGCAACATTTCTTCGGTAGTCAGGGATTAGTTTTACTACTGCTGCAAACGATCGCTTCCGGGTTAGTAGGCATGGGAGTTTTTGCCCTCCTTGCCACTCGGATGAAATTGCCAGAAATCGATTTTTTAGTGGCTCGGTTGACTAAAAGGGGAGCCGGGAGCCAGTAGGGGCAGGTTTCTAAACCCGCCCGTACGGGAGGGAAAGAGAGCTGAGGGGGCTGAGGAGGAAAAGGAGGACAAGGGGGACAAGGGGGACAAGGGAGCAGGGGGACAACTACCAACTACCAACTACCCATTACCCATTACATTTCATCTTGATACTTCTGCAAAATCTCCATTAAGTCAGCTTGACCTCGGGCTGGTATCAAGTCAATTAGGGGGATTTCTTTTTTCCCGCCCCCAAGTTTAACGGGAATATTTTGTAAAACTTGCTGGACTCGATCTTCTGAGAGCGATCGCGCCGTCAAAATGGGATAGAGTTGTTCGGCAAGCAGGGTATGAAGTTTGGCATCGGCAAGATAAAGATGCCATTTGGCAATATCTATATATACGTTTTCGCCGATTTCAGCTGCGATCGCTTCAATAACTTCTGAAGTACTTTGTTTAGCCATAAAACTGAACTTCCTTCTATTTGAAAAGGGTAATGGATAAGTCGCAAGTCAAAAGCCTGTTGCAAGAAAGCCTCTTTGCCTCACTCACCAATTACCCATTACCCATTACCACTCTTCACTGATAGCTGATAACTGACAACTGATAACTGACTCTCTAGGTAGATTTGGGCGGTGTATCTGGCGCAGCTGACTCAGAATAGTTAGCGATCGCGGCAATGTAAATTAAATGTCCTAATAATACAGTTGCCCATCCCCCTGTTAACCAAGGCAACCACTCCCAAGCTGTGGTTTTGAGAATGTGGACGAACCACAGACCGGAATTCATGGCAGCGAAAATCGCTACGTGGGTAGCAAAGTTCATGCGATCGTCTAAACGTCGATAGGCAGGATCGCGGCGGTCTGGTTTACGGGGCCAACGAGGAGGCATGTGTTTGCTGTTCACCGATTGAGTTGTCTATATTTTATCGACTTCTTGCTGCGGATAGTAAGTATCGATGCCAAACTGGGCAAACTAGACCTGAAGTAAGAAACTCTCTCAAAACCAAATTTAAGTTTTATGGAGACAGTCATTTATATAAAAATGCTCGTTTGCCGCTATTGACAATGAGCCAAATAGAAATTTGTTGAATTTAGACAATTTAGGCATGACCTATGAAAAAGATCTTAGTTATAGAAGACGAGCGTTTGGTTAGAGACAACATCCTAGACTGTTTGGAAGATGGCGGCTATGAGGTTGTTGGAGTTGATAACGGTCAAGTTGGTTTGGACTGGGCAAGCGAACACAAACCCGATCTGATTTTGTGCGATGTGATGCTGCCGGAGTTAGATGGCTACGAAGTATTGCGATCGCTGCGTCAAGAACCAACCACGGCACTGCTGCCGTTTGTTTTTCTCTCCGCCAAGGTGGAAAAAGCTGAGATCCGTCATGGCATGAACTTGGGAGCTGACGATTACATTACAAAACCCTTTACTCCCGACGAACTATTAGATACGGTGGCGGCGCGGCTGAAAAGACGAGATGCGATCGTCCAATATGCAGAACTTTTGCAGGCTTCCCTATTCAACAGCGATCGCATTTCGCTCGCACCTCAACCCATAATTAACGCGCCTTCCACGCCTGCACCAGCTCAATATCAAGACTTCAACGCATTTGCTCAGGAACTAGCAGCACTCCAATCGGCTCAATTTACTGGCAAATTAAATGTTAAAAGCGCCACGGATCAGTCTTGGGACTTTTACTTGCATCAGGGGCGCTTGTTGTACGCTACAGGAGGGATGCATTTAGCGCGGCGCTGGCAGCGGCATGTCTCGACTTACTGCCCCCAAATTCAACTGACTCAATTAAATTTACCAACCGAGCTTTTTACTCGACCTGCTTGGGAATATCAATTACTCGGCTTGTTACTGAAACAACAACAGATCGGTCGCGAACACATTGCCCCAATAGTGCGCGATTGTGTTGTCGAAGTCCTGTTTGACATGATGCAGGCAGGGCAAATCAATTACCAAAAATCGGAGCAAGCCTTGCCTTTACAACTTCTTGCTTTAGAGTGGGAGCAAGTCTTCACCCCAGCCCAAAAACTATGGCAAGCTTGGCAATCGAGCAATCTAACTTCGCTTCTACCCAACTATGCCCCCCTAGTCAAACAGCCGGAAGCATTGCAACAACAAACTTCACCAGCTGTCTACCGTCAACTGACAGCAGTACTCGATGGCAAGCGATCGCTGCGCGAACTGGCAGTATTGATGAAGCGTCAAGCTGCCGAAGTTGCTGTGTCTCTCTTACCCTACTTCCAATCCAAGATCGTCGAACTCGTCCAACTCCCTGACCTACCACTACCGCACGCAGCCACCGCACAACCTGCAACACCACCGACATCAGCTACACCCGCCACATCAACAGCAGCCAAATCGCTACTGATTGCTTGTATCGATGACAGCCCTCTCGTCTGTCAAACTATGGATCAAATGCTGTCCAACGCAGGCTATCAGGTATTGACAATTCAAGATCCTCTACGAGCAATCTCAACTTTGTTGACGCGCAAGCCAGATTTAATTTTCTTAGATCTGGTTATGCCTAACTTGAATGGCTATGAAATTAGCTCGCGACTGCGTAAGATTGCAGCTTTCCGCGATACACCGATTGTCATTCTTAGTGGTAATGCGATCGACCGCGCCCAAGCGCAAGCAGCAGGAGTCTCGGATTACCTAGAAAAACCCGTACAAACAGAAAAGTTATTGCAAATGATTGGCAAACACATTTCTGTAGGAAGCTGAAGAGAAAAGTCGTAAGTCGGGAGTTGGAGACAAGGGAGAGGGGGGAGACAAGGGAGACAAGGGAGACAAGGGAGAGGGGGGAGACAAGGGAGAGGGGGGAGACAAGGGAGACAAGGGAGAGGGGGAGACAAGGGAGAGGGGGAGACAAGGGAGAGGGGGGAGACAAGGGAGAAAACGACCAACTACCAACTACCAACCTACCAATTCCCCACACCCTACACCTTACACCCTGTTCGCTGATAACTGATAACTGATAACTGATAACTGAGACTGGCATGAGATCCGCAGGTAGAGCGAAATGACAAAGATTCTGGTCATCGAAGACGAGCAGGCAGTTAGAGAAAATATTACCGAGCTGCTAGCGACGGAGGGATACGAAATCGTTGCCGCAGAGAACGGTCACGTTGGCATTAACTGGGCTTGGGAACATAAACCCGATCTGATTTTGTGCGATGTGATGATGCCGGAATTAGATGGCTATGAAGTGTTGAAGTTGCTGCGCGAAGAACCAACTACAGCGCTGATGCCTTTCATTTTTCTCTCAGCCAAAGCAGATAAAACTCATTTGCGCCAAGGAATGGAATTAGGTGCTGATGATTACCTAACTAAACCGTTCTCAAAAAAAGATTTATTAGGGGCGATCGCCGCGCGGTTAAAAAAGCAAACAGCGTTACGCCAACCGGAACCATCCCACGACGAACATCATGGCGATCGCGACAACGCAAATATTTTTGTTGCCGAGTTTCTTTCGCTCAAGTCAGCTCAAGTGACTGGCAGACTATCTGTCACCAGTGCTTCGGGGCAAGAGTGGACTTTTTATCTGTACTCCGGTCGAGTTTTATATGCTTCTGGAGGGATGCATCCCATCCGCAGGTGGCAAAGGCTTATAGTCACGCACTGCCCGCAAATTTCAATCGATCGACTGAAATTACCAACCGATCTAGCTGGCTCGGCATGGGAGTATCAAGTTCTGAGTTTATGGCTCAAACAGGAGCAAATTACCAGCAGGCAAGTCACGCAAATCGTGCGCGGTAGTATCACGGAAGTGCTATTTGATATTTTGCAAACTGGGCAAGTTATCAAATATCAGGTGCAGATCGAAAATTCTTCTGGGTTGCAATTATTACTCATGGACATCGAGCAAGCACTTGCGTCAGCTTATCAAATGTGGCGTAACTGGCAACACGCTAACTTAACAAATGTTTGTCCCAATCAAGCTCCGATCCTCAAAAATCCAGAATTATTGCAACGAAAAACTTCTCCCAACACATACCGTCAGTTGACTACACTACTAGACGGACGGCGGACACTACGCGATTTAGCCGTACTGATGAAACGTCAGGTTTTAGAGCTATCCTACACTTTGTCACCCTACCTTCAAGACGACATGGTGGAACTAACAGACATTCCCGATCTGGCTATGCCCACGGCTGGAGAGGTTGCATTAGAACCACCAGTTACGCCAATAGCACTGAAACCAACGATCGCCTGCATTGATGATAGTCCATTAGTGTGCGAGGTGATGCGGAACATTATTACGGATGCAGGATATCAGTTTATAGATATTCAAGATCCTTTGCGGGCGCTCGCAATTTTGTTAAGTCAAAAACCAGACATGATCTTTTTAGATCTCATCATGCCAAAACTAAATGGCTATGAAATTTGCACGCGCATCCGTAAGATTAATGCGTTCCGCGATACACCGATCGTCATTTTTAGCGGCAATTTGATCGATCGCGTGCGGGCGATGGTTGTGGGTGCATCCGATTGTCTGGACAAACCCGTGCAAGCTGATGCAGTCGTGAAATTGATTCACAAGCATCTATCCGCGTCAGAGCGATCGACCTAGCTCGACTTTTGCTAGAATTTTGACAAGTTAGGGTGAAATAACTTCTGCAACTTCGTCTTCTGCTAAACTCCAGTCTTCAAAATATTCGTAAACTTCAGACAAACTTTCCAAACCATCAACCGCGCTTTCCAAAGCTTGAAAATAAGCTGCTGTAGCTTCTGCGGATTCAGTTGAAGTATTCCAGCTCAAAATTTCATCAGTTTTGGTTTGCAGCTTGGTAATTAAATGAAGTTGTTGAATCAGGATTTGCTCTAATCGGTCATTCATAAATTCGATCTAACGCGAGCAGTGAATAGCAATTTCAATCTTACAAGTATGGAATTAATACAAAGTTAAGAACAGGCAATCCCGAATATATTACTGATTTAGATATAACCGCTTTCAAAAAGTATATATAGTAGCAGGGGCGCACGCTGTACGCCCCTACGATTGAAATGTATTGCAATTCTAATCAAAAGAAATGCTATGTTTTCTAAACGGTTGCTAACTCAGGTGCGGGACGCTTACTGTTACGAATGCCTGCGATCGCCTCAGCGTAATCTTTAGCTTTAAATACTGCCGAACCAGCAACGATCGCATTTGCGCCTGCTTCTAGCACCTGCCAGGTGTTGTTACCTTTTAAGCCACCATCAACCTCAATCCAAGGATCTAAACCGCGATCGTCGCACATTTGGCGCAGTTTGC
This window of the Chroococcidiopsis thermalis PCC 7203 genome carries:
- a CDS encoding hybrid sensor histidine kinase/response regulator, producing the protein MSRILVIEDELSVRENILARLEAEGFDTIDAENGLKGYQMALAHKPDLIICDVMMPEMDGYGVLTMVRQNPLTASTPFIFLTAKADKLDVRQGMEMGADDYISKPFTRTELLGAIAARLQKQAFVAQQSEKKLAELRRSITDALPQELLLPLSEVLAFSKVLVESYDTIKPQELLETAQNLHNSSQRLQRMIENFIMYAQIELLATNPEELQALRSCQTLNPSDIIFAIAIQKAKQYQREADLILQVANSNVKIAKRDLKKAIEEIIDNAFKFSEAGTSVHVKAATEKDGFKISITNYGRAMSNEQIASIGGYMQFERKFYEQQGLGLGLILAKRITELHGGKLFIESGGTELKTTVSVLLQR
- a CDS encoding PAS domain S-box protein, encoding MKDSLPSNEIDRLHALQRYDILDTSPEQAFDDLTRLAAQICQTPTALISLVDAERQWFKSQVGLTIPETPRHIAFCDRAIAERHLLIVPDACQDERFADNPLVTGEPKIRFYAGAPLVTSDNFALGTLCAIDYVPRELSPQQLEALEILARQVMTQLELRRNFIDLQQAHQQQRQTEFALRQSQERYRDLFENANDLIQSVTPDGRFIYVNRAWKETLGYSEAELAELKIYDIIHPDSLCHCLEVFGRIMAGEKFAQVETIFVTKQGEKIWVEGSINCQFVESQPTATRGIFRNISDRKAAELALHDAYCQLETKVADRTAELVSINQQLHSEMAERHRAEAEVRLLQKIAQAIGDAQNFHAALGVALRQICEFTGWSYGEAWIPSAENDILQSSPAWYGKHYNVTNFRSSSKKFKFSPGVGLIGHVWRSQQPHWVPSLEDETEMAIVRSHLARAAGLKASLAIPIVADRAADRSEVLAVIAFFMSESCTEDKHQVEIVSTVATQLGGLMQRKRAEEGLHDSESRYRAVVKQTAEGICLVDIETKRILEANDAFARFLGYSPEQLLQLTLYDIFAGDRLTIDRNAQRALRGKNLFLGEVPHHRSNESVAYAEVHLNSIFYGGKEVFCIVAHDVTERQQVQEALRQSEERLQAILDNSTALIYVKDLEGKYLTINSWYGILFHLDRTEAIGKTDYEIFPPEIAEVLRTNDRQVLETKSALDWEEVLPHDDGLHTYLSVKFPLFNAAGEPYAVGGISTDITERKRAEEALRSSLATNRALINAIPDLMFRMNGDGIFVNYKVSKAEELIVPPDRFLGRRIDEVLPPEIAQPTMYYIQQALATGELQIFEYQLYTEDELRDYEARIVVSAENEVMAIVRNITDRKRTEAEMQHTLAKEKELSELKSRFVTMTSHEFRTPLTTILSSAELMEDFGSQWAEEKKLLHLRRIVTTVKHMNQLLDDVLLIGKAEAGKLECNPIELDIVQFCRELVEEMQMITDSHTIHLNSQCESSEVALDEKLLRHILINLLSNAIKYSPTSSIVSFNLNVDAKKVIFQVQDRGIGIPKIDREQLFQSFYRASNVGTISGTGLGLAIVKRAVDLHCGNITVESEVGVGTTFIVSLPYESS
- the murJ gene encoding murein biosynthesis integral membrane protein MurJ, with translation MTNQQKSRTLAGIAGIVAIATLLSKLVALFRQQAIAAAFGTGIAANAYNYAYIIPSFFLILLGGVNGPIHTTIVSILEKRSKQEAAPLVESITTLVSGVLLLVSIALFLSADGLIYLVGPQLSQTAHAIAAEQLRIMSPMILLSGLIGIGFGTLNTANQYWLLSLSPVLSSITIILGLGILYLSVGSQIISPAYVAIGGQVLAWGTLAGALFQWIVQLIVQWRLRLGTLRLRFDFRSPGVQQAVKLMAPAVFASGMLQINLFTDYFFASGIPGAAAAFNYANLIVQTPLGIISNVILLPLFTILSRLADPLEWHNLKSRLRQGLILTALTMLPLGALFAALAMPIVRIVYERGAFQQDDSQLVASILVAYGIGMFVYLGRDVLVRVFYALGDGETPFRVGVLNIFLNVLLDFILIKPFGAPGITLATVGVNTISMLLFLGILHRKLHGLPLRQWSLPILGLIVSGFTAGVSSWGTLWSLQHFFGSQGLVLLLLQTIASGLVGMGVFALLATRMKLPEIDFLVARLTKRGAGSQ
- a CDS encoding DUF3181 family protein — protein: MAKQSTSEVIEAIAAEIGENVYIDIAKWHLYLADAKLHTLLAEQLYPILTARSLSEDRVQQVLQNIPVKLGGGKKEIPLIDLIPARGQADLMEILQKYQDEM
- a CDS encoding 2TM domain-containing protein, which translates into the protein MPPRWPRKPDRRDPAYRRLDDRMNFATHVAIFAAMNSGLWFVHILKTTAWEWLPWLTGGWATVLLGHLIYIAAIANYSESAAPDTPPKST
- a CDS encoding response regulator transcription factor, translating into MKKILVIEDERLVRDNILDCLEDGGYEVVGVDNGQVGLDWASEHKPDLILCDVMLPELDGYEVLRSLRQEPTTALLPFVFLSAKVEKAEIRHGMNLGADDYITKPFTPDELLDTVAARLKRRDAIVQYAELLQASLFNSDRISLAPQPIINAPSTPAPAQYQDFNAFAQELAALQSAQFTGKLNVKSATDQSWDFYLHQGRLLYATGGMHLARRWQRHVSTYCPQIQLTQLNLPTELFTRPAWEYQLLGLLLKQQQIGREHIAPIVRDCVVEVLFDMMQAGQINYQKSEQALPLQLLALEWEQVFTPAQKLWQAWQSSNLTSLLPNYAPLVKQPEALQQQTSPAVYRQLTAVLDGKRSLRELAVLMKRQAAEVAVSLLPYFQSKIVELVQLPDLPLPHAATAQPATPPTSATPATSTAAKSLLIACIDDSPLVCQTMDQMLSNAGYQVLTIQDPLRAISTLLTRKPDLIFLDLVMPNLNGYEISSRLRKIAAFRDTPIVILSGNAIDRAQAQAAGVSDYLEKPVQTEKLLQMIGKHISVGS
- a CDS encoding response regulator transcription factor, with amino-acid sequence MTKILVIEDEQAVRENITELLATEGYEIVAAENGHVGINWAWEHKPDLILCDVMMPELDGYEVLKLLREEPTTALMPFIFLSAKADKTHLRQGMELGADDYLTKPFSKKDLLGAIAARLKKQTALRQPEPSHDEHHGDRDNANIFVAEFLSLKSAQVTGRLSVTSASGQEWTFYLYSGRVLYASGGMHPIRRWQRLIVTHCPQISIDRLKLPTDLAGSAWEYQVLSLWLKQEQITSRQVTQIVRGSITEVLFDILQTGQVIKYQVQIENSSGLQLLLMDIEQALASAYQMWRNWQHANLTNVCPNQAPILKNPELLQRKTSPNTYRQLTTLLDGRRTLRDLAVLMKRQVLELSYTLSPYLQDDMVELTDIPDLAMPTAGEVALEPPVTPIALKPTIACIDDSPLVCEVMRNIITDAGYQFIDIQDPLRALAILLSQKPDMIFLDLIMPKLNGYEICTRIRKINAFRDTPIVIFSGNLIDRVRAMVVGASDCLDKPVQADAVVKLIHKHLSASERST